From the Geotrypetes seraphini chromosome 8, aGeoSer1.1, whole genome shotgun sequence genome, the window CCAGCTGCCTGAAGACACAAGACATCCTCCACCATTTCGTAGAGTTAGCCTCGCATCTGTTCCTTCACAAAACCGAAAAGATGGTAGTCAGAGGGTGCTAGATCAGGACTGTAGTCAGGGTGCGAAAAATCATCATCTTTTGATGGCTTTTTCTCTGAACTTTGTGGTTTTCGGTCAACAAATGAGGGACCCAGTGGGCACAAACTTTTCGATAGCCTAAGCTTTCAATCATTTCCTGTACTGCACTGTGTCCTATTTCCAAGTTTTGCTGCAATTTCATTCAGAGTGACACATCTGTCTTCTTTAATGTCGTCATCAACCCTTTCCTTGTGTTCAGTGCAGGCAGTGCGAGGGCGACTGCTAAGAGTTTGATCTTGGATGCTCGTGTTTCCATCTTTGACAAGTTTCACCTATCTCCTAACACTGCTAGCACCCATGCACACATCTCCATATGCATGCTGAAGTCTTTGGAGAATTTCTGCAGTGGGGATTTCCTCTTTAATAAAGAATTCAATTATAGCACGTTGGCAAAATGAAACATTGGTGTCGGCCATTTTGTATCTACTGCAGGGGTGCctaaaaggtcgatcgcgatcgaccagtagattgcaagggCAATGCGAGTCAATcacagagcccatcccaggctctgcgatagactcactttgcctttgcattctccctgcttccccaacaccGCAAAAGCCAGGCGCGTGCAGCCACTAcacaagcaccgggcccacaaaCCTCCTCCCCCAACATctattctgatgtcagagaggaaggtctgggccagccaggcagcgagaAATCTGTGGCAGTGGCTGGAGGAGGGGGcaggcggtggtggcttgggggggggtggcagggagagagaaagaaagacacagattCATGCTTCCTGGAATTAAACAGGCTGCTGTTCCTCCAATGACCAATTAACAGTGCTGCCTTCTCTGGAGAGAgacaagggagaaagaaagaaaggggggcagggagagagaaaaaaagaaagaaaggggaggagggggcagggagagaggaagaaaaagttgggggagggaatggagtgtgtcgggtggcagggggcaggcagggacagaggaagaaaaagttggactcatggagagacagagagagatgttggttggggaatggaatgagatctggaggagagaaagcatggcagaaagaagggaagaaatattggatgcacagtcagaaggaagtgcaaccagagactcatgaaatcaccagacaacaaaggtaggaaaaatgatgttattttcaatttagtgatcaaaatgtgtccgttttgagaatttaccgtattttttgctccataagacatactttttttccccaaaaaagtgggtggaaataagggtgagtcttatgaagcgaatatacaCCCTCCACCCCCGGCAATATATTTCAattggacggctgcctgctgagTATGTAGGGGCCAGCAGTGCTAGTACCTGGGCCCGCAGCACTGCCTGAGTTGAGTGTTCGCTGTAAGGTTGCCTGCTGATTGCCGGTGTGTTAGGGCCGGCGGCACACTGGTGCGCACTGCTACATGGGCGCATGCCATTTCCTCAGTGGCTGTTATCAGTCCtgcgagaactggcggcagctgTTCGGGGGGGTGGCACGTGCCCACACAACAGTGCGCTTGTGCGCTGCTAGCCCTGACATGTCGGCGAGTTCGGAAGGTGGCGTCGCTGGCCCTGATGTGCCGGTGGTCGGTGAGTTCGGGAGGTGTTGTGGACCATGCAATGATGCACATGTGCTCCGTTGGCCTCCTTTCCACTCCCTTCCCGGTTTCTGCAAATTGAGATGAGCAGCATAGGGGCTTAGAGAACTGAACTTCACAGGCCGACCAGGGGCCTTTCTCCCTCACCACTAGCACATTTTGGAATAGCCACCAGTTGTGTGATGGTACCATGGCACCATGTGGACTCGGGAGGAGTTATGGTTATGAACCTGAAACACTTCATTCTGGAGGAAGTGGTGACTGGATGGCTGTgaaattacaattttttttaaagtgctttgaAGTTTTTAACTTTTAAATTAAAGGGTAATGTTGATGCTTTTACTGGCTCCAGAGGTTACTGCTTCTGGCTGTAGCCTCTGGAATTTGTATACACCTGGCCTGACTTCCCTTCTGCTAATAGGGCTGGCACACAGTGGAAGTGTTTGGCTGCAGGGCCTGTGCAAGATGgtgcttttttgcttttttttttttcaggtagcATCCATTCATTTTCCCATTGCTTCCTGGAGGTCAGCTGATGTTAGGAAATAGCTTGAACATATACTGTATTTCCTTCTCATTATCTTCTTAAAACCTTAAACCTTAAAACCTTTTTAGGCAGCTTGACTTCGTGCTGCTTTAGGAAGGAGATACGCTTTTGGGATTGGGTGGGGAAAGGATGACTCTAATGGGTCAGGGTGAGGCGGTCCTATTTCCTTACATACTCAGCAGGCATCAGAAACAGTCAGGAGGGACCAGAATGATCCAAATTAGGGTCCGGCATAGGCTCTCTAGTCTAGCAGTATTCACGATAACAATTTCCACAATGCAGCAAACAGGCATCTGAAAGTGAAACCAACACGGCAGCGCTACACCATCAGACACAACTTCAAACCCCagctggaaggaaaggagaaattaTCCACGATCCTCCCACAGCTCATCGCTGCAGGTAGTAGGGCCTCTGTAAATCAAATTTTAACGACTTCTCAcaataatgtaataataataaagggagcctatgagcgtcgggagcaatgcagggcattcagcacagctccctgtgctaaaaaccgctatcgtggtttagtaacaGGGgagaggaggtatatttgtctatttttgtatagttgttaatgaggtatatttgtaatttgtctatttaatgttcacatttccccctcctaccccccctacagaaatttattttaaccttttttagctttgtaaaccggccaggtgaacgtcgatggtcagtatattaaaattttattaaacttgaaacttaagtcatctgctttaacctctttgaaaaaaccttgaatataaattataactaacattttctctgtgtacagtgtgctttgtgtgtttttttaaaaaaaatttttattgttggtagatcattttgacttggtcattttaaaagtagctcgcaagccaaaaaagtatgggcacccctgatcaAGTGATTGAAGCTAATGACGTcacaatatttcaatgcgtagaTGTACTTGTTTTTCCTACATTAATaattctgattttttaaaaattgttactTATTAATTTCAGTATGACTCTCATAGTATTTTATAGACAGATTCTCTGCATAGGCACCTACTTGCACTCTTAAATCAGGTGCTCTTTTGTAAAATTACCCACCCTGAGGGTGCCAAGCAGCTCTTCTACATTATGAACAGATGGTAAAACtgatattttaaaacaaacaaaaaaaatctttctaacataataataataataataataatttatttcttatatgccTTTTTCAGCAGGATACAAAAGATGGCACTAGAACAAAACCTGACACACAGAACAAGAAGTTTATCAATGAGAGGAGCATCAGCCATGTTTTAATGGGACCCCAGCCAGAAACTGTGCACACTACATCAGAGACCAGCCCACCTGGGTCTGTGGCATTAACTATCGATCCATGTCTTCCATCTGCACCAGTTTACATACAGGCAAAACCACCCTGGCTAAGTGACACAGATGCCACCAGGATTTCTTCTTCCATAACTGGCAGTATGAATCTGGTGCCTGTAATGCAGATTGTTGAACCGTTGCAAGATTCCTCATTATTCCTGGCTGCAGAGCCTGACAGTGTGGCAGCTGCAGAGCCTGCCAGGATTACAGATGAGCCTAATTCTGATGCTATAGAGAAGCAAACTTGCTTTCCAATAATGCTATTTCATAGTACAATGGTTCCAGGTGTGGCAGAAGCACCAGACACGATTCCAGCAGCAGTATCCTTTCCTTGTGAACGTGACAGCATAGTTGAATGCACTGGATGCACAACATCTTTGATTCCAGCAAATATACCTGTTTTGACAGCTGTGTTTGAACAGGGTGATGTTTCAGAGGCTGGTGCACTGGTTATTGAAAATGTTTCAATTGATCCCTTTGTAGAAATGGACCCAGCAGCTGTCGTGTCTGTTCCAGCCTCACCCACTCAGATAGTAGCTTATTTTGAAACTGTTCCAACAGCCACTATGGTATCATCCTACCACACTGCGTCCTTGACTCCTTCTACCCAGCCACCAGAGACTGTCTTGTCATCTGCTCTCACTTTACCGATTGTTTCCACGTTACCTATCGTGTCCAGTCATGCTGCTGCTGGTACTGCCACTGCCATACCGCATGAACCTTTGGTTGTAGAAACAGAAGAGTCAGAAATGGATTCTGATAAGACTCTGCAAGAACCTTTGGAGGAACAGTCTGAGGACCACAGATATAACAGAAACAACATGACCACTGAGCAGCTGCTGTCTGTAGTCATGAGCTTGCAGAAGAAAGTGAAAGTTCTGCAGCAGCGGCATCGCCGACATTGCTCCAAGCTGGAAACTATGGAGGGTATTGTGGAGCAGCTGAGGAAGGAGAACTTGGTCTCAGAAGAAAAGCTGAAGCTTTTGGAGATGGTAAGTTTTGATGTGCCGAGGTTTCACATGCCATATGGATTTCCTTGAAAATGGGACTTATTTGTAGGTTGCATGCCACAGGGTTTCTGAACCTGATTCTTGGGACATACCCAAAAAGTCAAGCTTTCTGGATACCCCAATAAAATATGCATGTACTATCTTCATTCATATTATGCAAACTTTATCtcgtgtatattcattgtgggtatgctgaaaacttgactggctaggtgtttcctgagaactgggttgagaactaccatgctaaaaataactttaatttttatttaattccagGAAGACTAGGAGCCCAAACTTATGTGTACATTTGTTTAAGTGTTGGTGTGACAATACCTGTCTCTGGGAGGAAAGATCCTCAAAGGAAATTAATACTAAGGGAACAAGGTGGGGGCAAAGTCTTGCTGTTTCCTACCTTTTTTGCAATGGGACAATCCAGTGAAATTTTACTGTTTGATACTGGTTCTTAGGGCTGAGAAGAAAAAATCAGGGAGAGAAGCTGACATGATGGGATGGCTGGAGCTGCAGTAGCACTTGCTGTTCTATAGAAAAGAGGAAAGTGGAGATGACATGCTAAAGGAGAACAAAAAGATAAAACAAGAATAAAGTCCTATAAATTTTGGTTGATGACTCTTTTTTTGGGTGTGTttctcaaatttttttaaattcctcccCTTCTTTCCTGATGACAAGCTCATGAATGAATTCTTAACTTTCCTCCCAGCGTGCCACTCCTTAAATGGTTGCTTGCATTTTGAAAACTCATGGATTGCTGTGGATGTGTATATAGCAAGATTAGTGTGTGGCTAGTCAATTACAAAGGAGCAGTACTGGGAGAGAAGGCATTAAGCATGCATCTGGAATTGCTGACCTCATTTTGTAGACCTCAGCTGATCTGTTGTCCCTTCATATTATGAGTAAGGCAGTGCTAAACTACCTGGAGCCATACCTAGCCAAGCAGGTTTTCAGGGTTACTGCAATGAAGATGCATACAATACTAACATGGTATTCAGATCTTTCTAGGCTTGAGAAGAACTGAACTAAGTAAAAGCAAACGCGTCCAGTCATGCTGAGGGATTGGGGTAAATCTGGCTGCAGTGATAAGTGATGCAGTGCCATTCTGGGCTGCATCCTGTACCACTTAAAGTATGGGATAAGAGGAAGAGACG encodes:
- the LOC117366053 gene encoding THAP domain-containing protein 5-like isoform X1, whose protein sequence is MPKYCKAPHCMSTTGKRQQETNGQRKRRSFYKFPLHDKERLQQWLANMKREHWMPSKYQHLCSDHFTPSCFEWRWGVRYLKADAVPTVFNFLDNDLQDTKDGTRTKPDTQNKKFINERSISHVLMGPQPETVHTTSETSPPGSVALTIDPCLPSAPVYIQAKPPWLSDTDATRISSSITGSMNLVPVMQIVEPLQDSSLFLAAEPDSVAAAEPARITDEPNSDAIEKQTCFPIMLFHSTMVPGVAEAPDTIPAAVSFPCERDSIVECTGCTTSLIPANIPVLTAVFEQGDVSEAGALVIENVSIDPFVEMDPAAVVSVPASPTQIVAYFETVPTATMVSSYHTASLTPSTQPPETVLSSALTLPIVSTLPIVSSHAAAGTATAIPHEPLVVETEESEMDSDKTLQEPLEEQSEDHRYNRNNMTTEQLLSVVMSLQKKVKVLQQRHRRHCSKLETMEGIVEQLRKENLVSEEKLKLLEMACLQSSAVVPDSGSTVAIICQDDAGALVCTVPKHLGESSETILHLEEESYNHLELH
- the LOC117366053 gene encoding THAP domain-containing protein 5-like isoform X2, with amino-acid sequence MPKYCKAPHCMSTTGKRQQETNGQRKRRSFYKFPLHDKERLQQWLANMKREHWMPSKYQHLCSDHFTPSCFEWRWGVRYLKADAVPTVFNFLDNDLDTKDGTRTKPDTQNKKFINERSISHVLMGPQPETVHTTSETSPPGSVALTIDPCLPSAPVYIQAKPPWLSDTDATRISSSITGSMNLVPVMQIVEPLQDSSLFLAAEPDSVAAAEPARITDEPNSDAIEKQTCFPIMLFHSTMVPGVAEAPDTIPAAVSFPCERDSIVECTGCTTSLIPANIPVLTAVFEQGDVSEAGALVIENVSIDPFVEMDPAAVVSVPASPTQIVAYFETVPTATMVSSYHTASLTPSTQPPETVLSSALTLPIVSTLPIVSSHAAAGTATAIPHEPLVVETEESEMDSDKTLQEPLEEQSEDHRYNRNNMTTEQLLSVVMSLQKKVKVLQQRHRRHCSKLETMEGIVEQLRKENLVSEEKLKLLEMACLQSSAVVPDSGSTVAIICQDDAGALVCTVPKHLGESSETILHLEEESYNHLELH
- the LOC117366053 gene encoding THAP domain-containing protein 5-like isoform X3 → MPKYCKAPHCMSTTGKRQQETNGQRKRRSFYKFPLHDKERLQQWLANMKREHWMPSKYQHLCSDHFTPSCFEWRWGVRYLKADAVPTVFNFLDNDLQDTKDGTRTKPDTQNKKFINERSISHVLMGPQPETVHTTSETSPPGSVALTIDPCLPSAPVYIQAKPPWLSDTDATRISSSITGSMNLVPVMQIVEPLQDSSLFLAAEPDSVAAAEPARITDEPNSDAIEKQTCFPIMLFHSTMVPGVAEAPDTIPAAVSFPCERDSIVECTGCTTSLIPANIPVLTAVFEQGDVSEAGALVIENVSIDPFVEMDPAAVVSVPASPTQIVAYFETVPTATMVSSYHTASLTPSTQPPETVLSSALTLPIVSTLPIVSSHAAAGTATAIPHEPLVVETEESEMDSDKTLQEPLEEQSEDHRYNRNNMTTEQLLSVVMSLQKKVKVLQQRHRRHCSKLETMEGIVEQLRKENLVSEEKLKLLEMG